Genomic segment of Dethiosulfovibrio salsuginis:
ATCTACCTCAGGAGAAAATCGGGCCTGAAATCCATGCCTGACGGTAAGGGAGGAGAGAGGCCCTACCGCTTCAAGGATCAGTACGAATTGATCGTCAGCAACGAAAACCTCGCCCTTTTTCAGGTCGGAGTTGGCTTCGAGGACGGGGACAAACGCCGAAAGCTGGATAACGCCTTAAACAGCTACGGCAGAAGATCTAACAGGGAGCGTTTCGTAGCCCGTTTCGAGTCTCTGACCTACTGTGGAGAGGAGGAGGTTTTCGACGTACAGGTTCCAGGGGTGAACGCCTTCGACGCCAACGGACTTTACGTCCACAACTGCGGCGAGCAGCCTCTGCCTAACTACACCAGCTGTAACCTTGGATCGGTGAACCTGGAGGCCTTTGTCTCCACCGAGGCCACAGGGGCCAGGGCCTTCGACATGGAGGCTTTTGTGGACCAGGTCTATCGGTCGGTGTACTACCTGGACCTGGTAATAGACGGAACCTCCTATCCTCTGGACCAGATCGCCGAGAGGACGAAAGCCATAAGGCCGGTCGGTCTGGGGCTGATGGGGCTGGCCGACGCAGCCATCACTTTAGGCATGGTCTACGGCTCCGAACAGTTCGACCGGTTTTGCCGATCCCTGGCCCAGAACATGGCGGTAGGGGCTCTGGCCGCCACCGTTGAACTGACCGACCTGGGCAAGGACCCCTTCCCGGAACACCATCTCGTATCCCGGCTGATGGAGGAGTTCAGGACCAAGGCGGGGCTTCCCCCCTTCTCCCAGGGGTGGCTGGAGGGCCTGGACGAAAAGGGCTTCAAAGAGGTGATAGAGAGGATGGGCCGGTCGGACCTGATCCCCTTCACCTTGGTGAACACCCTGGAGGGCCTGCTTGGGGCCACGGCGGTACACAGAGGCAACGGCCTAGCCCTGGCCAAAAAGGTACTGGCCTCCCTGATCTCCGGTCGAATGAGAAACAGCAGGCGGCTCAGCGTCGCCCCGACCGGGTCCATCTCGATGCTCTTCGACTCGAGCCCAGGCATCGAGCCGAACTTCGCCTGGACCTGGAGCAGAAAGGTCATGTCCGCCAAAGGGGACGGCGGCTACGAGACCAGGGAGTACTTCCATCCCCTGGTTCCGTCGAACCTCAAAGACGAGCTCAGGGAGACCGGCAGGCTGGGGGACCCTCGGTTCGTCACCGCCTACGACATAGGCACCGACGCCCACGTCACCGTGACCGGGATATTCGCCTCGGTGGTGGACAGCGGCATCAGCAAGACGGTCAACCTCCCCCCGGAGGCCACGGTGGAGGACGTCAAGAAGGTCTACGAGGATTGCTATCGCCTTGGCTGTAAGGGCATCACCATATACAGAGACGGATCCCGTTCCGAACAGCCTATAGAGGCGAAAAAGCCCGAGGCCCCTAAGGCCTCCGACCGACCTATGAGCAGCAAGGTCAAGGCCCGTCCGGGGAACGTCATGTTCGGCAAGACCATCAAGGACACCACCCCCTGGGGCAGCCTCTACGTGACACTGAACTACGACGGAGATGAGCCCTTCGAGGTCTTCGCGTCCCTTGGCAAGAGCGGCTCGGAGATGAAGAGCATGACCGAGGCCCTTTCAAGGGTCATATCCATAGGCCTCAGGAGCGGAGGGCGGATGGAGGACTTCATAAACACTTTAAGGGGCATATCGGGCAAGGAATACTGGGTCTTCGACTGCGACGAACAGACCGTGGTGCGGTCCATCCCCGACGGAGTTGCCCTCTTGATGGAAAAGCTCTCCGGTGTCAAGGGCGAGAGGCCCACGGAGGTCCCTCGCTGTCCCGAGTGCGGCTCCCCGATGGAGCTCGTGGGAGGCTGTGAATACTGCTTCAGCTGCGGCTACTCCCCGTGTAAGTGATCTGCCCCTACTCAAAGGAGGTGTTTTAGTTGGCAAGCCTTAACTTTAGCCTGGAGAACCTAGGGCCGATCGGAAGGGCCTCGGTGTCCCTCGGGGATCTCACCGTGTTGGTCGGTCCTCAGGCCACGGGGAAAAGCCTTTTTCTTCAATTTTTGACCTATGCCTTAGATTCCTCCCCTGTAAAAGAGACCATGGATAGGCATGGATTGTTCTGGGGTGAAAACGTCGGCGATCTCCTTGATCTTTATCTAGGACATGGAATGGGCCAGGTATGGAAACCCCTTGGGAGGGACCGAAGCCTTATAACCCTCGGGGGGCAGCCAATGGACATCGACGTCTCGGTGCCTAAGTCGGCGGAGCGATGGCGGACGTACTATATTCCCGCTCAGAGATCCCTCATCTTCAGGGACGGATGGCCTCAGCCTTTTTCGTCCTACAGCGTGAAGGATCCTTTCGTGGTCAG
This window contains:
- a CDS encoding LAGLIDADG family homing endonuclease, encoding MDAKIRSYRSRFDGTVDVNMLETPLVPRQSENAAWLLDQRYLLDRHDSATGSVRKERDFEEFARRISRVIASVETLYRSEEDLDWIRTLEKNLFSDILNRRFLFNSPCLFGAGAGMTVQQAYSDLIYRSPDSMSYDDYVAVREGKTESQQLFACFVVSVEDSIEGIFGSVKDAAIISKYGGGVGANFGNLRESGSDIKGGTGGKASGPVSFMETWNTMGSVVVQGGRRRAALMGMLYDDHPDIEGFMDAKVEDGRLPYFNISVSVSDRLLDSAKKGGDFDLISRADGSVVRKVKAADLWDKLCKNAWRRGDPGVFFGDRANVDNILKLDKKWRIESTNPCVSGDTWIMTDLGARQARDLVGAPATVIVDGTAHRTDGFFSTGVKPVFELQTKEGHSLKLTSDHKVRKVTGKTRDSMEFQWTAASELAKGDLLVLNDHRDLAGWDGKYSDSEGYLIGLLLGDGTIKEDKAVLSVRVPERAANGDVPGQSQVMDRALACAMELRHRSDFAGWMAVPGRSEYRLSTAAIKGIAVELGMGEKKAITPSLEGETSSSFYRGFLRGLFDSDGSVQGDQEKGVSVRLAQSDLPTLQAVQRMLGRLGIISKIYLRRKSGLKSMPDGKGGERPYRFKDQYELIVSNENLALFQVGVGFEDGDKRRKLDNALNSYGRRSNRERFVARFESLTYCGEEEVFDVQVPGVNAFDANGLYVHNCGEQPLPNYTSCNLGSVNLEAFVSTEATGARAFDMEAFVDQVYRSVYYLDLVIDGTSYPLDQIAERTKAIRPVGLGLMGLADAAITLGMVYGSEQFDRFCRSLAQNMAVGALAATVELTDLGKDPFPEHHLVSRLMEEFRTKAGLPPFSQGWLEGLDEKGFKEVIERMGRSDLIPFTLVNTLEGLLGATAVHRGNGLALAKKVLASLISGRMRNSRRLSVAPTGSISMLFDSSPGIEPNFAWTWSRKVMSAKGDGGYETREYFHPLVPSNLKDELRETGRLGDPRFVTAYDIGTDAHVTVTGIFASVVDSGISKTVNLPPEATVEDVKKVYEDCYRLGCKGITIYRDGSRSEQPIEAKKPEAPKASDRPMSSKVKARPGNVMFGKTIKDTTPWGSLYVTLNYDGDEPFEVFASLGKSGSEMKSMTEALSRVISIGLRSGGRMEDFINTLRGISGKEYWVFDCDEQTVVRSIPDGVALLMEKLSGVKGERPTEVPRCPECGSPMELVGGCEYCFSCGYSPCK